Proteins co-encoded in one Lacerta agilis isolate rLacAgi1 chromosome 6, rLacAgi1.pri, whole genome shotgun sequence genomic window:
- the SOX12 gene encoding transcription factor SOX-12, which produces MVQQRSVRSRGSEGKREVCPKDALLLKDAKGEPGWCKTPSGHIKRPMNAFMVWSQNERRKIMDQWPDMHNAEISKRLGRRWQLLQDSEKIPFVKEAERLRLKHMADYPDYKYRPRKKGKAGTAKSRPRVQVKIKPSVLGRVASGRRQPSKQGGSGSGSQEGRTTPELDGDPLEARLMEAPFDDGPKTPGKEFWHVLPASGEKGAWVGSPGDPKDHEVGAVVAAATAKPFSDQARSSEIPSPASARSPLSSFASSDEEFEEELLSFLPARAQPNTPCGTPDWSVFDKDLDLFPLGATSHFEFPDYCTPEVTEMIAGDWLMSSISDLVFTY; this is translated from the coding sequence ATGGTCCAGCAGAGGAGCGTGCGGAGCCGGGGGTCGGAGGGCAAGCGGGAGGTGTGCCCCAAGGATGCCCTGCTGCTGAAGGATGCCAAAGGGGAGCCGGGCTGGTGCAAGACTCCCAGCGGGCACATCAAACGCCCCATGAACGCCTTCATGGTGTGGTCACAGAACGAGCGGCGGAAAATCATGGACCAGTGGCCGGACATGCACAATGCCGAGATCTCCAAGCGCCTCGGACGGCGATGGCAGCTCCTGCAGGACTCGGAGAAGATCCCCTTTGTCAAGGAGGCAGAGCGGCTGCGATTGAAGCACATGGCTGACTACCCAGACTACAAGTACCGGCCCAGGAAGAAGGGCAAGGCGGGCACTGCTAAGTCCCGCCCTAGGGTCCAGGTCAAGATCAAGCCCTCCGTCCTCGGGAGGGTGGCGTCCGGCAGAAGGCAGCCCTCAAAGCAGGGtggcagcggcagtggcagcCAGGAGGGACGCACGACGCCCGAGCTGGACGGCGACCCGCTGGAAGCGCGGCTGATGGAGGCGCCGTTTGACGACGGCCCCAAAACTCCCGGCAAAGAGTTCTGGCACGTGCTGCCGGCGAGCGGCGAGAAAGGAGCGTGGGTGGGCAGTCCTGGCGACCCAAAGGACCACGAGGTtggtgctgttgttgctgctgccaccgccaagcCCTTTTCGGACCAGGCAAGGTCTTCGGAGATCCCTTCCCCGGCGTCCGCCCGGTCTCCGCTGTCTTCCTTCGCCTCATCGGacgaagagtttgaagaagagctCTTGAGCTTCCTTCCCGCCCGAGCCCAGCCGAACACGCCCTGTGGGACACCGGACTGGTCCGTCTTCGACAAAGACCTGGACCTCTTCCCCCTGGGCGCCACGTCTCACTTTGAGTTCCCGGATTATTGCACCCCGGAGGTGACTGAGATGATAGCTGGGGACTGGCTGATGTCCAGCATCTCAGACTTGGTCTTCACGTACTGA